One window from the genome of Drosophila albomicans strain 15112-1751.03 chromosome 2L, ASM965048v2, whole genome shotgun sequence encodes:
- the LOC117564885 gene encoding LOW QUALITY PROTEIN: homer protein homolog 2 (The sequence of the model RefSeq protein was modified relative to this genomic sequence to represent the inferred CDS: substituted 1 base at 1 genomic stop codon) → MGEQPIFTCQAHVFHIDPKTKRTWITASMKAVNVSFFYDSSRNLYRIISVEGTKAVINSTITPSMTFTQTSQKFGQWSDVRANTVYGLGFSSEAELTKFVEKFQEVKEATKNAMKSANGSNAVTPTTSANTSPISGRAVGAMQNDNTAIDPHTVEPPNLSNTNTQNANPDSPSHKLLNTCDGKQDIGSATPSPQPTMGTANAAVAGGGGGGGGGITISSGGSIVGMHTGPGAGATAEQQLKYENERLKMALAQSCANAKKWEIELATLKNNNIRLTSALQESTANVDEWKRQLHTYKEENIRLKREMDLLRVGGAAGGASGAAGGASEDELRREVAALKARTETLQAELLQHELELKTANMNLREKCNDQTLAKMSELNVLFAKSLSELYAVQKDMENIIHPAKCTXDTESGVNRKVSAQEHTTMATTTTTSSTTTTTSKRYLSNFLTAEAESTLSNVTSIHTQLQSSLYETQNSAQLQALDKHSALLQELHQRQLMQSVVVMPRPSTSVTDAAAAAAAASSGAAVAAAGTKTATILVSKSKTKTGLPLLLKNSINN, encoded by the exons atggg CGAACAACCGATTTTCACTTGCCAAGCGCATGTGTTTCACATTGATCCAAAGACGAAACGCACATGGATCACGGCGAGCATGAAAGCGGTCAACGTGAGCTTCTTCTACGACAGCTCACGGAATCTGTATCGCATCATCAGCGTCGAGGGCACCAAGGCTGTTATCAATTCAACGATTACGCCTAGCATGACATTCACACAGACCTCGCAAAAGTTTGGCCAATGGAGTGATGTGCGCGCAAACACTGTCTATGGATTGGGCTTCTCCTCCGAAGCGGAGCTCACTAAG tttgtgGAGAAATTCCAAGAGGTTAAAGAGGCCACGAAGAATGCCATGAAATCGGCGAATGGCTCCAATGCTGTTACGCCCACAACATCGGCGAATACATCTCCGATTTCTGGACGTGCTGTCGGCGCCATGCAAAATGATAACACAGCCATCGATCCACATACGGTTGAACCTCCCAATTTGAGTAATACGAACACACAGAACGCCAATCCGGATAGTCCGTCGCACAAGTTGCTCAACACTTGTGATGGCAAGCAGGATATTGGTTCGGCCACGCCCTCGCCACAGCCCACCATGGGCACAGCaaatgctgcagttgctggtggcggcggtggtggaggAGGTGGCATCACAATCTCATCGGGTGGCAGCATTGTGGGCATGCACACTGGTCCAGGCGCGGGTGCTACGGCTGAGCAGCAGCTCAAATATGAAAACGAACGTCTGAAAATGGCCCTGGCGCAAAG CTGCGCCAATGCCAAGAAGTGGGAAATTGAGTTGGCCACCTTGAAGAACAATAACATACGCCTGACGAGCGCTTTGCAG gAATCCACGGCCAATGTGGATGAATGGAAGCGTCAGCTGCATACTTACAAGGAGGAGAATATACGTCTTAAGCGCGAAATGGATCTGCTGCGAGTGGGTGGAGCTGCTGGTGGTGCCTCAGGCGCTGCTGGTGGGGCTTCTGAGGATGAGCTGCGTCGCGAGGTGGCCGCTCTCAAGGCGCGTACAGAGACGCTTCAAGCGGAGCTTCTTCAGCATGAACTAGAGCTTAAAACAGCCAATATGAATTTACGTGAAAAATGCAATGATCAAACT CTGGCCAAGATGAGTGAACTAAATGTGCTGTTTGCCAAAAGCTTGTCGGAACTTTATGCGGTGCAAAAGGATATGGAGAATATTATACATCCCGCCAAGTGCACTTGAGACACAGAGTCGGGTGTAAACAGAAAG GTTTCAGCGCAGGAACATACTACAATGGCAACCACTACAACGACATcatcgacaacaaccacaactagTAAACgttatttaagcaattttctAACGGCTGAGGCAGAGAGCACTCTCTCCAATGTCACCTCTATACACACTCAGCTGCAGTCGTCGCTCTACGAGACACAGAACTCAGCACAGCTGCAGGCACTGGATAAACATTCGGCCCTGTTGCAGGAGCTACATCAGCGCCAGTTGATGCAGTCTGTCGTCGTGATGCCAAGACCCAGCACATCGGTCActgatgcagctgctgctgctgctgccgcttccAGTGgagctgctgtagctgctgctggcacCAAAACTGCCACCATACTCGTTTCCaaatcaaaaaccaaaactgGGCTGCCCCTGTTGCTGAAGAATTCCATTAACAATTAG